A region of Coccinella septempunctata chromosome 5, icCocSept1.1, whole genome shotgun sequence DNA encodes the following proteins:
- the LOC123314191 gene encoding uncharacterized protein LOC123314191 isoform X2 — translation MYDVPHLLKRTYALFRKYNVFLNVQIEESVTTMEAKFSHVRWAYEHDKASPYVFRSLHKLKDNFFDPIMKYAMKVNIAAQVMSRTVSAYLYSMIRNGAMQQECIATASFLMEVDTLFDSFNGNTNQSGKELKFKRLSKSGQVKQSTPPSQMGWITSLNAIRGIWAYVHSKGFTVLRPRSLNQDPLENLFGCIRYGSGCNDNPSAFQFVGSLKAQILNNLIHCSTHSNCEKDNNDLLSNLKSFLEKDEKEGEYQPNEVEVICMPEISTEETVSIIEADVNGGRAETFSVAYVAGFILKGIYKKITCTGCSALLSSDVLEAHNMFIWNKEWSDDKRSLYYPSVVFTISIAQGIASLENFMVDNSNISDLPYHASKFVHNHIDFSWLTCEQHCEQIETITVQSIVNIGIVWWVKRENQKFKNQKNAIIKSKKLMKMKNM, via the exons atgtaCGATGTCCCTCATTTATTAAAGCGTACTTATGCTTTATTCAGGAAATACAATGTATTTCTGAACGTTCAAATAGAAGAAAGCGTTACAACTATGGAGGCCAAATTCTCGCATGTTCGTTGGGCTTATGAGCATGACAAGGCATCTCCTTATGTCTTCAGGTCCCTTCATAAGCTGAAAGACAATTTTTTTGACCCAATCATGAAGTATGCCATGAAGGTTAACATAGCTGCACAAGTAATGAGTAGAACTGTGTCAGCATATTTGTACTCGATGATAAGAAATg GAGCAATGCAACAGGAGTGTATTGCTACAGCCTCATTCCTGATGGAAGTGGATACGCTGTTCGATAGTTTTAATGGGAACACCAACCAGTCAGGAAAGGAGTTGAA atTTAAAAGGCTTTCAAAAAGCGGGCAGGTCAAGCAAAGTACACCACCATCTCAAATGGGTTGGATTACATCTCTGAATGCTATCAGGGGAATCTGGGCATATGTGCATTCTAAAGGATTTACAGTATTGCGTCCAAGGTCTCTAAATCAAGATCCTTTAGAGAACCTATTTGGATGCATCAGATATGGATCAGGATGTAATGATAATCCCTCTGCTTTTCAATTTGTGGGTAGTTTGAAAGCCCAAATTTTAAACAATCTAATTCATTGTTCCACTCATTCAAATTGTGAGAAGGACAATAATGATCTTCTCAGCAATTTAaaatcatttctggagaaagatGAGAAAGAAGGAGAATATCAACCTAATGAAGTTGAAGTCATATGTATGCCAGAAATATCAACAGAGGAGACGGTATCCATAATTGAAGCAGATGTGAATGGGGGCCGTGCAGAAACTTTTTCAGTAGCTTATGTTGctggtttcattttgaaagGCATCTATAAGAAAATAACGTGTACGGGTTGTTCTGCTCTATTGTCATCAGATGTTTTGGAGGCACACAACATGTTCATCTGGAACAAGGAATGGTCAGATGATAAGAGGAGTTTGTATTATCCAAGTGTTGTATTCACAATATCCATTGCACAAGGTATAGCTTCTTTGGAGAATTTTATGGTGGATAACTCTAATATTTCTGACCTTCCATATCATGCCTCTAAATTTGTTCATAATCACATTGATTTTTCATGGTTAACATGTGAACAACATTGCGAACAGATAGAAACTATAACAGTGCAAAGTATTGTAAATATTGGAATAGTCTGGTGGGTTAAAAGGGAAAACCAGAAatttaaaaaccaaaaaaatgctataatcaaatcgaaaaaattgatgaaaatgaagaatatgtGA
- the LOC123314191 gene encoding uncharacterized protein LOC123314191 isoform X1, with product MYDVPHLLKRTYALFRKYNVFLNVQIEESVTTMEAKFSHVRWAYEHDKASPYVFRSLHKLKDNFFDPIMKYAMKVNIAAQVMSRTVSAYLYSMIRNGAMQQECIATASFLMEVDTLFDSFNGNTNQSGKELKCNITENSPHNEYWPKALQMVKSWKFKRLSKSGQVKQSTPPSQMGWITSLNAIRGIWAYVHSKGFTVLRPRSLNQDPLENLFGCIRYGSGCNDNPSAFQFVGSLKAQILNNLIHCSTHSNCEKDNNDLLSNLKSFLEKDEKEGEYQPNEVEVICMPEISTEETVSIIEADVNGGRAETFSVAYVAGFILKGIYKKITCTGCSALLSSDVLEAHNMFIWNKEWSDDKRSLYYPSVVFTISIAQGIASLENFMVDNSNISDLPYHASKFVHNHIDFSWLTCEQHCEQIETITVQSIVNIGIVWWVKRENQKFKNQKNAIIKSKKLMKMKNM from the exons atgtaCGATGTCCCTCATTTATTAAAGCGTACTTATGCTTTATTCAGGAAATACAATGTATTTCTGAACGTTCAAATAGAAGAAAGCGTTACAACTATGGAGGCCAAATTCTCGCATGTTCGTTGGGCTTATGAGCATGACAAGGCATCTCCTTATGTCTTCAGGTCCCTTCATAAGCTGAAAGACAATTTTTTTGACCCAATCATGAAGTATGCCATGAAGGTTAACATAGCTGCACAAGTAATGAGTAGAACTGTGTCAGCATATTTGTACTCGATGATAAGAAATg GAGCAATGCAACAGGAGTGTATTGCTACAGCCTCATTCCTGATGGAAGTGGATACGCTGTTCGATAGTTTTAATGGGAACACCAACCAGTCAGGAAAGGAGTTGAAATGTAATATTACTGAAAACTCTCCTCATAATGAATATTGGCCAAAAGCTTTGCAAAtggtgaagagttggaaatTTAAAAGGCTTTCAAAAAGCGGGCAGGTCAAGCAAAGTACACCACCATCTCAAATGGGTTGGATTACATCTCTGAATGCTATCAGGGGAATCTGGGCATATGTGCATTCTAAAGGATTTACAGTATTGCGTCCAAGGTCTCTAAATCAAGATCCTTTAGAGAACCTATTTGGATGCATCAGATATGGATCAGGATGTAATGATAATCCCTCTGCTTTTCAATTTGTGGGTAGTTTGAAAGCCCAAATTTTAAACAATCTAATTCATTGTTCCACTCATTCAAATTGTGAGAAGGACAATAATGATCTTCTCAGCAATTTAaaatcatttctggagaaagatGAGAAAGAAGGAGAATATCAACCTAATGAAGTTGAAGTCATATGTATGCCAGAAATATCAACAGAGGAGACGGTATCCATAATTGAAGCAGATGTGAATGGGGGCCGTGCAGAAACTTTTTCAGTAGCTTATGTTGctggtttcattttgaaagGCATCTATAAGAAAATAACGTGTACGGGTTGTTCTGCTCTATTGTCATCAGATGTTTTGGAGGCACACAACATGTTCATCTGGAACAAGGAATGGTCAGATGATAAGAGGAGTTTGTATTATCCAAGTGTTGTATTCACAATATCCATTGCACAAGGTATAGCTTCTTTGGAGAATTTTATGGTGGATAACTCTAATATTTCTGACCTTCCATATCATGCCTCTAAATTTGTTCATAATCACATTGATTTTTCATGGTTAACATGTGAACAACATTGCGAACAGATAGAAACTATAACAGTGCAAAGTATTGTAAATATTGGAATAGTCTGGTGGGTTAAAAGGGAAAACCAGAAatttaaaaaccaaaaaaatgctataatcaaatcgaaaaaattgatgaaaatgaagaatatgtGA